One Proteinivorax tanatarense DNA segment encodes these proteins:
- a CDS encoding pyruvate, water dikinase regulatory protein yields MTNKNGTVYVMSDSLGETAEQVIKAAASQFNSGTTSINRYPYISDKVGVEEVIKEAIKENAMVAYTFVCPDLREFSERMCKQFQLPYVDILGPVMEQFSKITSVKPKLEPGVYRKLDEQYFKRIEAIEFAVKYDDGKDPRGILRADVVLLGVSRTSKTPLSMYLAHKQIKAANVPLVPEIKPPRELYEINPKKIIGLTISPSQLNEIRRERLLALGLGDHSSYASMERILSELDYAEEIMKGLNCPVLEVTNKAVEETASKLLEIIREENDND; encoded by the coding sequence ATGACTAATAAAAATGGAACGGTTTATGTTATGTCGGACTCTTTAGGTGAAACCGCTGAGCAAGTGATTAAAGCGGCTGCTAGTCAATTTAACTCTGGGACCACTTCAATAAATAGATACCCTTATATAAGCGATAAAGTAGGGGTTGAAGAAGTTATTAAAGAAGCAATCAAGGAGAATGCTATGGTTGCATATACTTTTGTTTGCCCTGACCTCAGAGAGTTTAGTGAGAGAATGTGCAAACAGTTTCAACTACCATATGTAGATATTTTGGGTCCCGTTATGGAACAATTCTCAAAAATAACATCAGTAAAGCCCAAATTAGAGCCTGGTGTATATAGAAAACTAGATGAGCAATACTTTAAACGAATAGAAGCCATCGAGTTTGCTGTAAAATATGATGATGGTAAAGATCCAAGAGGAATTTTAAGAGCAGATGTTGTATTATTAGGGGTATCTAGAACTTCTAAAACACCCCTTAGTATGTATTTAGCTCATAAACAAATAAAGGCTGCCAACGTTCCGCTAGTTCCTGAAATAAAACCACCTAGGGAATTATATGAAATAAATCCTAAAAAAATTATAGGACTTACAATTTCACCATCGCAGCTGAATGAAATACGTAGGGAAAGATTACTGGCATTAGGACTTGGTGATCATAGTTCCTATGCTTCAATGGAAAGAATTTTGTCAGAATTGGATTACGCAGAAGAGATAATGAAAGGTTTAAATTGTCCTGTTTTAGAAGTAACCAACAAGGCGGTAGAAGAAACAGCTAGCAAGTTATTAGAAATTATAAGGGAGGAAAATGATAATGACTAA
- the ppdK gene encoding pyruvate, phosphate dikinase yields MIMTKLVYSFNDGNREMRETLGGKGANLSDMTNLGLPVPPGFTVSTKACNKYFEEGQTLTETLIQDIRDELAKVEKSLGKKLGGDENPLLVSVRSGAPVSMPGMMDTILNLGLNDKTVEAVAMETKNKRFAFDCYRRFIQMYGDVVLGVPHYRFERKLEILKQNAGVSEDTKLDAESLKELSEDYKQIIKKETGEDFPQNPEEQLLKAVEAVFASWNNQRAKLYRQINKIPGHYGTAVNVQAMVYGNMGDTSGTGVLFTRNPSTGENKLYGEFLLNAQGEDVVAGIRTPKPISQLKQVMPEVYKELNDISYKLEEHYRDVQDIEFTIEQGRLFMLQTRNAKRTAAAAVRIAVEMVNDKILTKEEALLRVDASQLDKLLHRQIDEGSHVDHIATGLPASPGAATGALVFSADEADKLTEKGEKVILIRPETTPDDIHGIVAAEGILTQRGGMTSHAAVVARGMGKPCVCGCEALNIDLIDKTVKIGDKVFKEKEVFTIDGATGNVISGTVDLIDPELSKELMTFLGWADDIRQLNIRTNADTPKDAKKAREYGAQGIGLCRTEHMFMAQDRLPIVQEMILSDSKKKQQEALDKLLPFQKEDFYGIFKAMAGLPVTIRLLDPPLHEFLPNAEELSKEITKMKEEGSPIYKIKEKEQTLKRIKSLHESNPMLGHRGCRLAIVHPEIYEMQVEAIFSALKELHKEKIEVVPEIMIPLVGEARELKLVKDIVLKVADSYSDLGIEYKIGTMIELPRACVTADEIAEHADFFSFGTNDLTQTTFGYSRDDAEGKFLPAYIDKKILPENPFVSIDEKGVGVLIDLGVSKGRNVKKDLKVGICGEHGGDPKSIEFCQKVGLNYVSCSPFRVPIARLAAAQSFVLQKK; encoded by the coding sequence ATGATAATGACTAAACTAGTGTACTCTTTTAATGATGGCAATAGAGAAATGAGAGAAACTTTAGGAGGAAAGGGAGCAAATTTGTCTGACATGACTAATTTAGGGCTACCTGTTCCTCCTGGATTTACAGTAAGTACAAAAGCTTGTAATAAGTATTTTGAAGAAGGCCAAACCTTAACTGAAACTTTAATACAAGATATAAGGGATGAACTCGCTAAGGTAGAAAAATCTCTTGGTAAAAAACTAGGCGGAGATGAAAATCCTCTTTTAGTTTCAGTTAGGTCAGGAGCTCCTGTTTCTATGCCAGGAATGATGGATACTATCTTAAACTTAGGATTAAATGATAAAACTGTAGAAGCTGTGGCGATGGAGACAAAAAATAAAAGGTTCGCATTTGATTGTTATAGACGCTTTATTCAAATGTATGGGGATGTAGTTTTAGGTGTACCTCATTACAGATTTGAGAGAAAGTTAGAAATTTTAAAACAAAATGCCGGAGTGTCTGAAGATACTAAGCTTGATGCTGAAAGTTTAAAGGAGTTATCTGAAGACTATAAGCAAATAATTAAAAAAGAAACTGGCGAAGATTTTCCACAGAATCCTGAGGAGCAGCTACTAAAAGCGGTTGAGGCTGTTTTTGCATCATGGAATAATCAACGAGCTAAACTCTATCGACAAATAAATAAAATTCCAGGTCACTATGGAACTGCAGTTAATGTTCAGGCGATGGTATATGGGAATATGGGTGACACCAGTGGCACAGGAGTATTATTTACTAGAAATCCTTCAACAGGTGAAAACAAACTTTATGGAGAATTTCTACTAAATGCCCAAGGCGAAGATGTGGTTGCTGGCATAAGGACTCCAAAACCCATATCTCAACTAAAGCAAGTTATGCCTGAAGTTTACAAGGAATTAAACGATATTAGTTATAAGTTGGAAGAACATTATAGGGATGTTCAAGATATTGAATTTACAATAGAACAGGGCAGACTTTTTATGCTTCAAACTAGAAATGCTAAAAGGACTGCAGCGGCAGCTGTTAGAATAGCTGTAGAGATGGTAAATGATAAAATATTGACAAAAGAAGAAGCACTATTAAGGGTTGACGCTTCGCAACTTGATAAATTATTACATCGTCAGATTGATGAAGGAAGTCATGTTGATCATATCGCAACAGGACTTCCAGCTTCGCCAGGAGCAGCAACAGGGGCGTTAGTATTTAGCGCAGATGAGGCTGATAAGTTAACAGAAAAAGGCGAAAAAGTAATCCTTATTAGACCTGAAACAACACCAGATGATATTCATGGAATCGTAGCAGCAGAAGGAATTTTAACGCAAAGGGGAGGCATGACCAGCCATGCAGCTGTAGTTGCTAGAGGTATGGGGAAACCATGCGTTTGTGGATGTGAAGCTTTGAACATTGATTTGATAGATAAAACTGTAAAAATAGGGGATAAAGTATTTAAAGAAAAAGAAGTTTTCACTATTGATGGAGCTACAGGTAATGTTATTAGTGGCACAGTAGACCTAATAGACCCTGAATTAAGTAAAGAGTTAATGACTTTTTTAGGTTGGGCAGATGATATAAGACAATTAAACATAAGAACTAATGCTGATACTCCCAAGGATGCAAAAAAAGCAAGAGAATATGGAGCCCAAGGAATTGGACTTTGTAGAACAGAGCATATGTTTATGGCTCAAGACAGACTACCTATTGTACAAGAAATGATATTATCAGATAGTAAGAAAAAACAACAAGAGGCTTTAGACAAACTATTACCATTTCAGAAAGAAGATTTTTATGGTATTTTTAAGGCAATGGCAGGACTTCCAGTGACAATTAGATTATTAGATCCTCCGTTGCATGAGTTTTTACCTAATGCTGAAGAATTAAGTAAGGAAATTACTAAAATGAAAGAAGAAGGCTCACCTATCTATAAAATAAAAGAAAAGGAACAAACGTTAAAACGGATAAAGAGTTTACACGAGTCCAATCCAATGCTAGGACATCGTGGTTGTCGATTGGCTATAGTTCATCCAGAAATTTATGAGATGCAAGTTGAAGCTATATTTTCCGCATTAAAAGAGTTGCACAAAGAAAAAATAGAAGTGGTACCAGAAATCATGATTCCTCTAGTAGGTGAGGCAAGGGAACTAAAATTGGTAAAAGATATTGTGCTAAAGGTAGCTGATTCTTACAGCGATTTGGGGATAGAGTATAAAATTGGTACAATGATAGAGTTGCCAAGGGCTTGTGTTACTGCAGATGAAATTGCTGAACATGCGGACTTTTTCTCATTTGGAACAAATGATTTGACTCAAACAACTTTTGGCTATAGCAGAGATGATGCAGAAGGTAAATTTTTACCTGCATATATAGATAAAAAAATATTACCTGAAAACCCATTTGTGTCCATTGACGAAAAGGGTGTGGGAGTTTTAATAGATTTAGGAGTTTCAAAAGGAAGAAATGTCAAAAAAGATCTTAAAGTGGGAATTTGTGGTGAACATGGAGGAGATCCTAAATCCATTGAGTTTTGTCAAAAGGTAGGTTTAAACTATGTAAGTTGCTCACCATTTAGAGTTCCTATTGCTAGGTTAGCGGCTGCACAAAGTTTTGTTTTGCAAAAAAAATAA
- a CDS encoding FAD-dependent oxidoreductase, translated as MGGLLMSKVVVIGGGWAGCAAAISARKLGAEVKLLERTDMLLGTGLVGGIMRNNGRFTATEEMIAMGATELFEVCDLNSLHTDIEFFGHKHASFYNVSVVEGKVRSLLHKMGIKTIFNMRGKAVTKRGNKIISVSLDDGTEINGDTYVDATGTAGPMNNCKTLGNGCVMCIYRCPTFGGRISISEKAGVSEYFTQREDGTNGAFSGSCKIVKESLAVDIQEKLEQAGLCIIPVTPELQKENVLSMKACQQYARKEYQENIVLINCGHAKMMSPYYPLSVLRMVPGFESARYADPLAGGVGNSIRLSQIAEIEPTMLAKGVENLFCAGEKAGPFVGHTEAIVTGTLAGFNGVKLSEKEKLLTFPTSLAVGEGISYTLNEGKSEGKKCTFSGSSLFENLQEKNLYTTEKDKIVQRVKKEKLDNVFNHKIMMT; from the coding sequence ATGGGAGGACTATTAATGAGTAAGGTTGTGGTTATTGGAGGAGGATGGGCAGGTTGTGCAGCAGCAATTAGTGCAAGAAAATTAGGTGCGGAAGTTAAACTGTTAGAGAGGACAGATATGTTACTTGGAACAGGCCTAGTAGGTGGTATAATGAGAAACAATGGGCGATTTACCGCGACGGAGGAAATGATTGCTATGGGTGCTACAGAACTTTTTGAGGTCTGTGACTTAAATTCTCTGCATACTGATATCGAATTTTTTGGACATAAACACGCATCTTTTTATAATGTTTCTGTTGTAGAAGGAAAGGTTCGTAGCTTGCTACATAAGATGGGGATTAAAACCATTTTTAATATGAGAGGTAAAGCAGTAACAAAACGGGGAAACAAAATTATTTCAGTTTCACTGGACGATGGTACAGAAATAAATGGTGATACGTATGTTGATGCCACTGGAACAGCTGGACCGATGAATAATTGTAAAACTTTGGGCAATGGTTGTGTAATGTGTATTTATCGGTGTCCTACCTTTGGGGGGAGAATTTCAATTAGTGAAAAAGCTGGAGTGTCTGAATATTTTACACAGCGGGAAGATGGGACTAATGGAGCTTTTAGTGGCTCTTGTAAAATAGTAAAAGAATCCCTCGCTGTTGATATACAGGAAAAATTAGAACAAGCAGGGCTTTGCATCATTCCTGTTACACCTGAGCTTCAAAAAGAAAATGTTCTTTCGATGAAAGCTTGTCAACAATATGCTAGAAAGGAGTATCAGGAAAATATAGTTCTGATAAATTGTGGACATGCAAAAATGATGTCACCTTACTATCCTTTATCTGTTTTGAGAATGGTGCCAGGATTTGAGAGTGCTCGTTATGCTGACCCATTAGCAGGTGGAGTAGGAAACTCTATAAGGCTTTCACAAATTGCTGAAATTGAACCCACAATGTTAGCAAAAGGAGTGGAGAACTTATTTTGTGCCGGTGAAAAAGCAGGCCCTTTTGTTGGTCATACAGAGGCTATAGTAACAGGGACACTAGCAGGATTTAATGGAGTAAAGTTATCTGAAAAAGAAAAACTATTGACTTTTCCAACATCATTAGCAGTAGGCGAGGGCATATCTTACACTTTAAATGAAGGAAAGTCCGAAGGTAAAAAGTGTACTTTTTCTGGGTCTTCTTTATTTGAGAACTTGCAGGAGAAAAATCTTTACACTACAGAAAAAGATAAGATAGTACAAAGGGTTAAAAAAGAAAAATTAGATAATGTTTTTAATCATAAAATTATGATGACATAG
- a CDS encoding D-alanyl-D-alanine carboxypeptidase family protein → MKKATIFLLIFIIAIPNGVIYGEDDLDIFDFDAKSYILINQSTNQVLASRNCSEELLMASTTKVMTAIVALELIEDINGYYKVPDEASGVIGSSIYLEEGEIIPIKDLLYGLMIRSGNDSAVALAIATAGSEKHFVKLMNEKAEEIGAFDTSFANPHGLNAKNHYTTAHDLALITAYAMDNPFFREIASTTFYRSTTLEGKVRAFHSNNRFLLNYDKATAAKTGWTTEAGRCLTGASSEGAHDLVGVLLYAPNWFNDLETMMNWAYAEYKGVQVIEEGVSLGLVEVKKGVEPFVAARASKDIVVSASKNTEPVITSDVELNDKVTAPVYKGDKIGEKHIYKDGEYICTLDLVAHKEIAKESKPWYRRFFAWRGETLRGIYQWLIKYGFSL, encoded by the coding sequence ATGAAAAAAGCAACAATTTTTTTATTGATTTTTATAATAGCAATACCGAATGGAGTAATCTATGGTGAAGATGACTTAGATATCTTTGATTTTGATGCAAAGAGTTACATATTGATTAACCAAAGTACTAACCAAGTACTAGCTAGTAGAAACTGTAGTGAAGAACTGCTAATGGCTAGCACCACAAAGGTAATGACTGCTATAGTTGCTTTAGAGTTAATCGAAGATATAAATGGTTATTATAAAGTTCCAGATGAAGCTAGTGGAGTTATTGGTAGTTCTATTTATCTTGAAGAAGGAGAAATAATACCAATTAAGGATTTATTGTATGGGTTAATGATAAGGTCGGGGAATGACTCAGCAGTTGCATTAGCGATAGCTACTGCTGGCAGTGAAAAACATTTTGTTAAATTAATGAATGAAAAAGCAGAAGAGATAGGAGCATTCGATACATCATTTGCCAATCCTCATGGGTTAAATGCAAAAAATCACTACACAACGGCTCATGACTTAGCATTGATAACTGCCTATGCAATGGATAATCCTTTTTTTAGGGAGATTGCATCAACTACATTTTACCGTAGCACCACATTGGAAGGTAAGGTAAGAGCATTTCATTCCAATAATCGTTTTTTACTAAACTATGATAAGGCAACTGCTGCTAAAACTGGTTGGACAACTGAAGCAGGCAGATGTCTTACAGGGGCATCTAGTGAGGGAGCCCATGATTTGGTTGGTGTGCTTCTTTATGCTCCTAATTGGTTCAATGATTTAGAGACAATGATGAACTGGGCCTACGCAGAATATAAAGGGGTACAAGTAATAGAAGAAGGGGTATCCTTAGGATTAGTTGAGGTTAAAAAAGGGGTTGAGCCTTTTGTTGCAGCCAGAGCATCTAAAGATATAGTGGTATCTGCCTCCAAAAACACAGAGCCGGTAATAACAAGTGATGTTGAGTTAAATGACAAAGTTACTGCTCCTGTTTATAAAGGGGATAAAATTGGAGAAAAACATATTTATAAAGATGGAGAGTATATATGCACTTTAGACTTGGTAGCTCATAAAGAAATTGCTAAAGAGTCCAAGCCGTGGTATAGAAGGTTTTTTGCTTGGCGGGGTGAGACTTTAAGGGGGATTTATCAGTGGTTAATAAAATATGGTTTTTCTTTATAG
- a CDS encoding helix-turn-helix transcriptional regulator: MELNARQKRIVEIVKENQPITGEEIAKKLGLTRATLRPDLSVLTMSKILDARPRVGYFYVGTKTNEGILKFLKESPVKDVGSLPIVIAEGKSVYEAIVTLFLEDVGTIYVVKDAFLSGVISRKDLLKAAIGNKDLDTIPVEMVMTRLSHIIYVDSNESIYEALTKILTYEVDSLPIVNMHEGNKLEVIGRFTKTNVSRLLMEFVNGN; encoded by the coding sequence ATGGAGCTTAATGCGAGGCAAAAAAGAATTGTTGAGATTGTTAAAGAAAATCAACCGATAACGGGAGAAGAAATTGCAAAAAAACTGGGTTTAACCCGTGCAACTTTGAGGCCAGACCTTTCAGTTTTGACTATGTCAAAAATACTTGATGCTAGGCCTCGGGTTGGTTACTTTTATGTTGGCACTAAAACAAATGAGGGGATTTTAAAATTTTTAAAAGAGTCCCCAGTAAAAGATGTAGGGTCATTACCAATTGTTATCGCAGAGGGAAAATCAGTATATGAGGCTATAGTAACTTTATTTTTAGAGGATGTTGGTACAATATATGTTGTAAAGGATGCTTTTTTATCGGGAGTAATATCCAGAAAAGATTTACTAAAAGCTGCTATAGGAAATAAAGACTTAGATACAATTCCTGTGGAAATGGTGATGACTCGGCTTTCTCATATTATTTATGTAGATAGTAATGAGAGTATATATGAGGCCTTAACTAAAATACTTACCTACGAAGTAGATTCTTTACCTATTGTGAATATGCATGAAGGTAATAAACTAGAAGTAATAGGTAGATTTACTAAAACCAATGTATCTAGGTTACTTATGGAATTTGTGAATGGGAATTAG
- a CDS encoding nitrilase-related carbon-nitrogen hydrolase — MTSARVLRYLLEKKLNTNLIDQYYDKLPALDEIRISDQTNLKVSCIQREVILVKDIKDYLDMANSFVKIAVKEGSDLVVFPEYNFFDLFGLIPGTKKINNYINKKNTSSDLTDKNGTAEFKGRNYLKNILAVTAKPISKAIRKIYSQLANHYGIYIYTGTFIENRGGVLYNTGSLFDNKGNLIGNQDKIHLTEFEEQIGITRANQLNIHNLPWGKLAFPICMDATYYETFQIAKEYEADFVIVPIANMEEYSMWRALRGVWPRVQESYVYGLKSSLNGWIFGVHFTGKAGIFAPLSITAKKDGVIALAPNYEGNYVVTSELVLSNLYEARENDEYFGDKNHCFEKEYIKNTYL; from the coding sequence ATGACAAGTGCAAGAGTTCTCAGATACCTACTTGAAAAAAAACTTAATACAAACCTAATAGATCAATATTATGATAAATTACCTGCCTTAGACGAAATTAGAATTTCAGACCAAACCAACCTAAAGGTATCCTGTATACAAAGGGAAGTTATTCTTGTAAAAGATATTAAGGATTATTTGGATATGGCTAATTCGTTTGTGAAAATAGCGGTAAAAGAAGGTAGCGATCTGGTTGTGTTTCCTGAATATAATTTTTTTGATTTATTTGGTTTAATTCCTGGAACTAAAAAGATCAATAATTACATAAATAAAAAAAATACTTCTTCTGATTTAACTGATAAAAATGGGACTGCAGAGTTTAAAGGACGTAATTATTTAAAAAACATTTTAGCTGTTACAGCAAAACCTATAAGTAAAGCTATTAGGAAAATTTACTCTCAACTTGCAAATCACTATGGTATTTATATTTATACAGGTACATTTATAGAGAATAGAGGGGGGGTTTTATACAACACAGGATCCCTATTTGATAACAAAGGAAACCTTATAGGAAATCAAGATAAAATACACCTAACAGAGTTTGAAGAACAAATAGGTATAACAAGAGCCAATCAGCTTAATATTCATAATTTGCCATGGGGCAAATTAGCTTTCCCTATATGTATGGATGCTACATATTATGAAACTTTTCAAATTGCCAAAGAATATGAGGCAGACTTTGTTATTGTACCCATAGCTAATATGGAAGAGTATAGTATGTGGAGAGCGTTAAGAGGGGTTTGGCCTAGGGTACAAGAAAGTTATGTTTACGGACTTAAGTCTTCTTTAAACGGATGGATTTTCGGGGTTCACTTTACAGGGAAAGCTGGTATTTTTGCTCCCCTATCAATAACGGCTAAAAAGGATGGTGTGATCGCACTTGCTCCCAATTATGAAGGGAATTATGTAGTGACATCGGAACTTGTACTATCAAATTTATATGAGGCTAGGGAAAATGACGAGTATTTTGGTGACAAAAACCATTGTTTTGAGAAGGAATATATTAAAAATACTTACCTTTGA
- a CDS encoding spore maturation protein: MSLVSSVSQWAVPMMVLFVVSYSYYKKVDVFDTFVEGAKEGFETAVKLIPFLVAMLVAIGVFKESGAFEIIIGILEPVLSLAGIPGEILPLAFMRPISGSGALAMTTETLQTYGPDSMLGYMASTIQGSTDTTFYILTVYFGSVGIRRVRYSMSVGLIADIAGFLAAVFICSIFLS, translated from the coding sequence ATGAGTCTTGTTTCTAGTGTATCCCAGTGGGCAGTGCCTATGATGGTTTTGTTTGTTGTATCCTATTCTTACTATAAAAAAGTGGATGTGTTTGATACATTTGTTGAAGGAGCTAAGGAAGGTTTTGAAACAGCTGTAAAATTGATACCGTTTTTAGTTGCCATGTTAGTTGCAATAGGTGTGTTTAAAGAGTCTGGTGCTTTTGAAATAATAATAGGTATATTAGAACCTGTACTTAGTTTAGCGGGAATACCAGGCGAAATACTACCGTTAGCTTTTATGAGACCTATCTCTGGGAGTGGTGCTTTGGCAATGACAACGGAAACTCTACAGACTTATGGTCCTGATTCTATGCTTGGTTATATGGCTTCAACTATACAGGGAAGTACAGACACTACTTTTTACATATTAACTGTTTATTTTGGCTCTGTTGGTATCAGAAGAGTAAGGTATTCTATGTCTGTAGGTTTAATAGCAGATATAGCAGGGTTTTTGGCTGCTGTATTTATTTGTAGTATTTTTTTAAGCTAA
- a CDS encoding nucleoside recognition domain-containing protein, translated as MVNKIWFFFIVTGILVAGIRGEIGDMTAALLDSADKGVTVAFGLVSILTFWLGIMKLIEKSGLLSIIVKVMRPIAKFLFPDVPAEHPAMSSILMNMSANMLGMGSAATPLGLKAMEQLQSLNNDKNTASDAMCTFLALNTSSLTLIPTTVIALRVATGSTNPTATVATTIMATFCSTVVAITVDKICRKIYRGR; from the coding sequence GTGGTTAATAAAATATGGTTTTTCTTTATAGTAACTGGTATATTAGTAGCTGGAATTAGAGGAGAGATTGGTGACATGACAGCAGCATTATTAGATTCGGCTGATAAAGGAGTTACCGTAGCATTTGGTTTGGTATCAATTTTGACTTTTTGGTTAGGTATCATGAAACTAATTGAAAAATCTGGATTACTTAGTATTATTGTCAAGGTTATGCGACCCATAGCTAAATTTCTATTTCCTGACGTACCGGCAGAACATCCAGCTATGTCTTCTATATTAATGAATATGAGTGCCAATATGCTGGGAATGGGTAGTGCAGCAACTCCTTTAGGACTAAAAGCTATGGAACAGTTACAATCGTTAAATAATGACAAAAACACAGCATCTGATGCTATGTGTACTTTTTTAGCGCTAAACACTTCTAGTCTTACGTTAATTCCGACAACAGTTATTGCCCTTAGAGTTGCAACTGGTTCTACAAATCCAACGGCAACTGTAGCGACAACAATAATGGCAACATTTTGTTCTACGGTAGTTGCAATAACTGTAGATAAAATTTGTAGAAAAATTTATCGGGGGAGATAA
- a CDS encoding carbon-nitrogen hydrolase family protein, producing the protein MKVAAVHWTSDVYKKITDERSLFTAMEKELNKAQQQKVQLIVFPGFLGCLYAQITMEKFSEYLDMVYKFSKEFKVAICPGSYWEKTNNECYHSTSIIKNGKLIVNQRQIYLAKWEQRIGLSRGIKLNTCQLGKFNIGIMISTDNFYPQVGRALAKMGCDLVLSPIGLVGNYNEALQISGVHQKVQQNLFFAIECGFNGNVKGNSFWSSSSIHAPLLMTAEERGYLCKSNSTPQLLTAELVHKDRLKAISNFNVLNHLNTEFYCKMKMFNGGIK; encoded by the coding sequence GTGAAAGTAGCAGCAGTTCACTGGACCAGTGATGTGTATAAAAAAATAACTGATGAACGAAGCCTATTTACTGCTATGGAAAAGGAGCTTAATAAAGCGCAGCAGCAAAAAGTGCAACTTATTGTTTTCCCTGGCTTTTTAGGGTGTTTATATGCACAAATAACAATGGAAAAATTTAGTGAATACTTAGATATGGTATATAAGTTTTCTAAAGAGTTCAAAGTTGCTATATGTCCGGGTTCTTATTGGGAGAAAACTAATAATGAATGTTATCACTCTACCTCTATAATAAAAAATGGCAAATTGATTGTGAACCAAAGACAGATATATCTAGCTAAATGGGAACAAAGGATAGGTCTAAGCAGAGGAATAAAACTTAACACTTGTCAACTGGGGAAGTTTAATATAGGAATTATGATATCCACTGATAACTTTTATCCTCAAGTTGGTAGGGCGTTGGCTAAAATGGGATGTGATTTAGTATTATCGCCTATAGGTTTAGTTGGAAATTATAATGAAGCATTACAAATAAGTGGGGTTCATCAAAAAGTACAACAAAATTTATTTTTTGCAATAGAATGTGGGTTTAATGGAAATGTTAAGGGAAATAGTTTTTGGTCTAGTTCTAGTATACATGCACCTCTTTTGATGACTGCTGAAGAAAGGGGATATTTGTGTAAATCAAATAGCACCCCCCAGCTATTGACGGCAGAGTTAGTACATAAAGATAGGTTAAAAGCGATTTCTAATTTCAATGTTTTGAATCATTTAAACACTGAATTTTATTGTAAAATGAAAATGTTTAACGGAGGTATAAAATGA
- a CDS encoding pseudouridine synthase: MERLQKIMANYGIASRRKCEDIIKEGRVKVNGIKVTEMGVKVTSNDKIEVDGRPIMKKPKLEYYLLNKPVGYVTTVDDPQDRKTVLDLIPIKQRVFPVGRLDIMTSGLLLITNDGQLTYKLTHPKFTVKKTYKVLIDKNIKDEEIKKLKNGINLEDGITAPAMAKRLKEGKSGCEIELTIHEGKNRQVRRMINSLGYKVLKLERIKYGFLTLEGVKRGGYRELKAEEVTKLYNLI; the protein is encoded by the coding sequence ATGGAAAGATTACAAAAAATAATGGCCAACTATGGTATCGCATCACGAAGAAAATGCGAAGATATCATTAAAGAAGGTAGAGTCAAAGTTAACGGTATTAAAGTTACAGAAATGGGAGTCAAAGTGACTTCTAATGATAAAATAGAAGTAGATGGCCGCCCAATAATGAAAAAACCGAAGTTAGAATATTATTTATTGAATAAACCAGTGGGCTATGTAACCACTGTAGATGATCCTCAAGATAGAAAAACTGTTTTAGATTTGATTCCAATAAAACAGCGGGTTTTTCCTGTAGGCAGGTTAGATATAATGACTAGCGGATTATTATTGATAACTAATGATGGTCAATTGACCTATAAACTAACCCATCCAAAGTTTACTGTAAAAAAAACGTATAAAGTTTTAATCGATAAAAATATTAAAGATGAGGAGATTAAAAAATTAAAAAATGGTATTAATTTAGAGGATGGGATTACTGCCCCCGCAATGGCAAAAAGGTTAAAAGAAGGCAAATCAGGTTGTGAAATAGAGCTAACTATTCACGAAGGGAAAAACAGGCAAGTTCGCAGGATGATAAATAGCCTTGGCTACAAGGTTTTAAAGTTAGAAAGAATAAAGTATGGCTTTTTAACTTTAGAAGGGGTAAAAAGAGGTGGCTATAGAGAATTAAAAGCAGAAGAAGTAACTAAACTTTACAATCTTATATAG